The nucleotide sequence GGCAAACAAAAATCAATCTTCATTCACATTTTAATTCATTGTCACTTAATTCATTGCCACAGTCTAATGAAACGCAGGCAGCATTTAAACGTCGAAGCGCAACGTCTTCAATGGGCTGTGTCCAGACTCAGTAGACAGACAATCCTCACCGATCCGTCAGCGTTTAAGTCTTATTCGTCTGGGCCATCGACTTGTTCTTCGAGATCGGTGGAGAAAACCTCGCCTGCCTCGACCTTGAGACGTTCAAGCGTATCGAGTTGTCCTGGGGCAAGTTCGGGATGGTTCGCCCACCACTGAATCGCCTGGTTGTAGCATTCCTTCCCTTTTTCCAGTTGCCCACTGGCGTGATAACTCATCGCGAGGAAAAACAGATTGGACGCCGTCGGTTGCTGAGGCGCAAGCTCTGCTGCTTTCAGCAGCTGCTCAATCGCCTTGTCATACTTTTCCAATCGATAGTGGGCTGCCCCCAAGGTCGTATGAACCCGATAGGGATTTTCCGGCGCGAGGGCTGCTTTTTCAACAAGCCGCATCGCTTGCTCGGGATCGCGAAATTCCGCGGGTCCTGTGAGATAAATCCAAGCGAGTCCATCGCTGGCGTTGGAATCATCAGCGGCAATCTTGAGTGCTTGATGACCATCGGCAATGGCCTCACGATATTGCTTCGTGAGCCAATGAAGAATCCCCCTCCAAAAGTAATTCTCTGCCTTCGGTTCCAATTCAATCAATTGATTCGAATCTTGTAGAGCTTCGGCGAACATCGCAAGCCGCGAGTAATAAACGGAACGTGCATAGTAAGCCTCACGATGACCAGGATCGTCTGCGATCTTTCGACTGAAATAGGCCACATAGTCTAGATTCGCCTCGCGCATCCGATTGATCTTTTGGTGGGCTCGCGCTCGGTAAAGATAAGCTTCTGCGTAATCGGGATAAAGTTCGACAGCCCGTTTACATTTTGCCAATTCGAATTCATTCTGAGAAACTTGCGCTGTCTGCAGCTTCGTTTCGCCTAGGTCGAACTCGACCTGAAGCCGTTTGTTGGGATCCATTCGAAGGTCGTCGTCCCCGAGTCGCGGTTCCCAATCGAGTCCCACTTCGCCCAAAACATTCCGAATTTTTCGCAAATCCCAATGAAGAACCACACCGTTCTGGGTACAAGCAACCAATTGGCTTCCGTCTCTATTTAAGCTCACACACCTCAAGATATCGGAATGGGGCGATGCCAAGGTTGCCAGTTCACGTCGAGTAGCGGTATCGATCAACTTCACGCTCCAACTGCTTTGAGCAATTGCCAAGATCTTTCCGTCACCTGAGAATGTCAAAGGTGGCTGATGCCCTCCGCCCGAATCACGTGGTATCCGATCGACCAAGTTCCAATCGATCGTCTCGTAAAAAGCAAATTCATCCGCTCTACCGATCGCCAACAAATCACTTTCGGGAGCGAAGGCAGTGATTGCATTGATACCGGAGATTTGATTGATCTGTTTTCCATTCTGAGCATTCCAAATTTTCGTTTTCTGTCCCTGCCAAGCATTTGTCGTCGTCCACTTACCATCGCGGCTGGTGGATCCCGGACCGTAGCCCAAAAAACGCACGCCGGATGGCTGTGCTTTCAGATCAAGCATAAGCGTCCGATTGGGCGCGGGCTCACAGGTTACGGTGAGAAACCGCCCGTCAGAAGTCAATGCACAACGTCTTGGAATTCCGTCGAGAGGAACAATCAGATCTTCTGGTGGCCCAATTTCTAATCGACGGGGCGTCGCATCCTCATGGATTTTGATCGGCCAACGGTAAAGCCCCTTTGCCGAACAAGTCACCAAGAATTTACCGAATGGGTCAAAACATCCCGAACCAATTCCTGCGCCCAGCGGAAGCGTTCCCAATGACTTTCCAGCGATCAAATCCCAAAGCTGAATACCATCAACCCCCGAACAGATCATCAATCGTCCATCATCGCTGATATCAACGTCGTGACACTGTTGAATCCGAGTCAATAGCTGGAAACCTTGCGGATTGATGACTTCCCATCGCCCAACCGTCGAACGGCTTAGCCCCAAGGCGAGATAACGATCGTCGTTGCTGAAATCCTGACAATAACCGCTCGTTCGTAGCAACTCGCTTCCCGTTGCAACGTCCCAGATTCTGGAAGTACCATCCCAACTCGTGGAAGCAAGTAGGTTTCCTTTCTGGTTAAAGGCAGCATGCAGCGCGACTGCCTCATGGCCTCTACAAATAATCTCCGGATCCTTACTTTCCTCGTTCCACACGTACAGATTATTACCACTACAGGCTGCGAGCCGCCGACCATCGGCACTCCAAGAAACATGGTTCAATGAGTTGTCCGTCGTACGAGTTTGTGTCTGATCGTCCCAAGCAATCAGATTAATTTCGTTACCTTGACAGACAGCCAATCGATCGCCCCGAGGCGAAAACCGAATCACATTTGCCATCGGTGAACCGACTTGAATCCGATTCACCTCTTTGCCGGAGCGCAGGTCGTAGCGCACAATCTCGCCAGTTTGATGGTAGGTGGCAAAGAATTGGTTGTCCGAACTGAAATCGAACGCATAGCTATACCAGGGCAAACCGGTGGTCACTTCTTTCACGAGGGTGGACCCATTCAGATCCCAAACTTGAGTCGGGATCTTAAAATTGCTGCTTCCGCTGGTGGCCAGATATCTGGCATTGGGACTAAACCGTAGAGCAAGCCGATAACCTGAATTAATCTCCGCTGGCCTACCGATGGTTGCGTGTGGGATTAAATGAGTTTCTTCGTTATCGAATACACGCCGCACCGAAATATTGCCTTCACGATCGAAGCGAGCGTAATGCTCGACTTCGTCATCAAAGTCGATGACCGTGCTATCCTGCCCAGGCGGATAACAGTCCCATTCTTGATCCAATTTCAAATCGACCAAAGTCATCGAAGCAATCATTTCGTTTCGAAGTTCCACCACAGCCTCGGGCTGCAAGGCAGTCACAGGCACAAGCTGAGCCGCCTCGCGAAGTGCTTCGAGACCTTGGATTCGCTGTCCCATTTGGCCGCTCAAACGAAGTGCCCTTGCTTGATTGACTAACGATTCCCAAAGTTGCTTTGTCTTCGCCAACCGTGCTTGCCTTTCATCATCGGCTAACTGACTTTTCTGCGTTGCAAGTTGTTCAGCGTTGACCACTGCGTTCTGCAGTTCGACACGCAGGTCGCGTTCCACCGCCGCAACATGACTTTCTCGTCTGGCAATCCATACCCCTCCCACTGCAAGTACCATGAGCATCACCAGAGCAGTCGTTACCGTAGTTGAAACGAGAGCCACATGCCGTCGCGCCCATTTACGACCTCGTTGCAGCAGCGTGGGCGGCTTTGCCAGGATCGGCTTATCTTCCAAAAAACGTCGCAGGTCATCGGCCAAATCTTGTGAATTCAGGTATCTTTCGGCCGGATTCTTTGCCATCGCCTTCGACACGATCGTGCAAAGTTCGGCGGGAATGGCTTTATTCAGACGATGAGGTGGAATCGGCTCGTCAAAAGCGATCTGCCTGAGCAACTCCTCTCGGTCCTTGCCTCGGATTGCGGGATGCAAGGTGAGCAACTCATACAATGTCACCCCCAACGAATAGATGTCAGTTCGATGGTCAACCATAATCCTTTTCGCCATCGCCTGCTCAGGACTCATATAACGAAAGGTACCCAGCAAATCACCCGATACGGTCAAACCACCATCGGTCCCCACTCGTGCCAAGCCAAAGTCCGTCACCCAAACCTTGCCACGTGGATCCAACAAAAGATTTGATGGTTTTACGTCCCGATGGATGACGCCCATTCCGTGCGCGTGTTCCAACGCTTCTGCCGCTTCAATACCAAGGTTGGCAATCGTCCGAAAGTAATGGCGACTCTTGATAGATCCTTCGCTAGAAATCGATGCAAGCGGCGTCACATTGGTAGCGGAGTTTGCATCCGAGGTTGCCAATCGTGGATCGCTTCGTAGCCGGCCAGGAGTTTCCGGTGCCGAAACGGTCTTGTCGGGCTGGTCACTCAATTCATTGGCAGGTACAAATCGTCCCGCAGCAAGTTCGCTCGCAAGCTCCACCGCT is from Pirellulaceae bacterium and encodes:
- a CDS encoding tetratricopeptide repeat protein encodes the protein MANVIRFSPRGDRLAVCQGNEINLIAWDDQTQTRTTDNSLNHVSWSADGRRLAACSGNNLYVWNEESKDPEIICRGHEAVALHAAFNQKGNLLASTSWDGTSRIWDVATGSELLRTSGYCQDFSNDDRYLALGLSRSTVGRWEVINPQGFQLLTRIQQCHDVDISDDGRLMICSGVDGIQLWDLIAGKSLGTLPLGAGIGSGCFDPFGKFLVTCSAKGLYRWPIKIHEDATPRRLEIGPPEDLIVPLDGIPRRCALTSDGRFLTVTCEPAPNRTLMLDLKAQPSGVRFLGYGPGSTSRDGKWTTTNAWQGQKTKIWNAQNGKQINQISGINAITAFAPESDLLAIGRADEFAFYETIDWNLVDRIPRDSGGGHQPPLTFSGDGKILAIAQSSWSVKLIDTATRRELATLASPHSDILRCVSLNRDGSQLVACTQNGVVLHWDLRKIRNVLGEVGLDWEPRLGDDDLRMDPNKRLQVEFDLGETKLQTAQVSQNEFELAKCKRAVELYPDYAEAYLYRARAHQKINRMREANLDYVAYFSRKIADDPGHREAYYARSVYYSRLAMFAEALQDSNQLIELEPKAENYFWRGILHWLTKQYREAIADGHQALKIAADDSNASDGLAWIYLTGPAEFRDPEQAMRLVEKAALAPENPYRVHTTLGAAHYRLEKYDKAIEQLLKAAELAPQQPTASNLFFLAMSYHASGQLEKGKECYNQAIQWWANHPELAPGQLDTLERLKVEAGEVFSTDLEEQVDGPDE